A single region of the Nocardioides aquaticus genome encodes:
- a CDS encoding acetyl/propionyl/methylcrotonyl-CoA carboxylase subunit alpha → MNDRRELVHGAFDSVLVANRGEIAVRVLQAARDEGLRAIAVYSDADTDALHVRTADEAHALHGVLAKDTYLRIDKLIDVALAAGAQAVHPGYGFLSESADFAEAVIAAGLVWIGPSPRAIDTLGDKVEARAVARDVGAPLTPGTESPVASVAEIEQFVEAHGMPIAIKAAFGGGGRGLRVVRDRDSIAEHFDSATREAVAAFGRGECFVERYLERPRHVEAQLLADRYGDAVVVGTRDCTLQRRHQKLIEEAPAPFLTEEQTTTIVEASVAIAREAGYVGAGTAEFLVGDDGAISFLEVNTRLQVEHPVTEETSGVDLVSEQFAIARGERLRIRETPVARGHSIELRINAEDPVRGFAPSPGRVTTWDIPRGPGIRVDTGVVAGSVVTEYYDSMLGKLIVSGKDRPTVLARTRRALDEQRIVGVATVLPLDRAILGHPDFVAGGDGFAVHTGWIEEHLDELLDLGEADDGTDAEAPDAVDVLIGRQVHRIALPGLAALGERGESIRQSVREQVSPTESGEDVRTPMQGTVVRVAVSDGDRVEKGDLVGAVEAMKMENAIKAHRSGIVTGVSVAVGDVCAQGSLVCRIEASR, encoded by the coding sequence CCGACGAGGCGCACGCACTGCACGGGGTCCTGGCCAAGGACACCTACCTCCGGATCGACAAGCTCATCGACGTCGCGCTCGCTGCCGGAGCGCAGGCCGTCCACCCGGGCTACGGCTTCCTGTCCGAGAGCGCGGACTTCGCGGAGGCCGTGATCGCCGCCGGGCTGGTGTGGATCGGGCCGTCACCCCGTGCCATCGACACCCTGGGTGACAAGGTCGAGGCCCGAGCGGTCGCCCGGGACGTGGGAGCACCACTGACCCCGGGCACCGAGAGCCCCGTCGCCTCGGTGGCCGAGATCGAGCAGTTCGTGGAGGCCCACGGGATGCCGATCGCCATCAAGGCCGCCTTCGGAGGCGGTGGCCGAGGGTTGCGCGTCGTGCGGGACAGGGACTCGATCGCCGAGCACTTCGACTCCGCCACGCGCGAGGCGGTCGCTGCCTTCGGCCGCGGCGAGTGCTTCGTCGAGCGGTACCTGGAACGTCCCCGCCACGTCGAGGCGCAGCTGCTCGCCGACCGGTACGGCGACGCCGTCGTGGTGGGGACCCGCGACTGCACCTTGCAGCGCCGGCACCAGAAGCTGATCGAGGAGGCCCCGGCGCCGTTCCTCACCGAGGAGCAGACCACCACCATCGTCGAGGCCTCGGTGGCGATCGCCCGGGAGGCCGGTTACGTCGGAGCCGGTACCGCGGAGTTCCTCGTCGGCGACGACGGCGCCATCTCCTTCCTGGAGGTCAACACGCGGCTGCAGGTCGAGCACCCCGTGACCGAGGAGACCTCCGGCGTCGACCTGGTCAGCGAGCAGTTCGCGATCGCGCGTGGGGAGCGCCTGCGGATCCGCGAGACCCCCGTCGCGCGCGGTCACAGCATCGAGCTGCGCATCAACGCCGAGGACCCGGTCCGGGGCTTCGCACCCTCACCGGGCCGCGTCACCACGTGGGACATCCCCCGTGGTCCTGGCATCCGGGTCGACACCGGGGTCGTGGCCGGCAGCGTGGTGACCGAGTACTACGACTCGATGCTCGGCAAGCTGATCGTCTCGGGCAAGGACCGCCCGACGGTGCTGGCCCGGACGCGGCGCGCGCTCGACGAGCAGCGCATCGTCGGCGTGGCGACCGTGCTCCCGCTCGATCGGGCGATCCTGGGCCATCCTGACTTCGTCGCCGGGGGAGACGGTTTCGCCGTGCACACCGGGTGGATCGAGGAGCACCTCGACGAGCTCCTCGACCTCGGGGAGGCGGATGACGGCACCGACGCCGAGGCGCCCGACGCGGTCGACGTCCTGATCGGCCGACAGGTGCACCGGATCGCCCTGCCCGGGCTGGCCGCTCTGGGCGAGCGGGGGGAGTCCATCAGGCAGAGCGTGCGCGAGCAGGTCTCGCCCACCGAGTCGGGCGAGGACGTGCGGACGCCCATGCAGGGCACGGTGGTCAGGGTCGCGGTCAGCGACGGGGACCGGGTCGAGAAGGGCGATCTCGTCGGCGCGGTGGAGGCGATGAAGATGGAGAACGCGATCAAGGCGCACCGGTCGGGGATCGTGACCGGCGTCAGCGTCGCCGTGGGCGACGTGTGTGCCCAGGGCTCGCTCGTGTGCCGGATCGAGGCGAGCCGGTGA
- a CDS encoding LLM class flavin-dependent oxidoreductase has product MFPISADPAEVVTFAREAETLGFDFLGCGEHLFFHGPVTNAFVSLAAAAAVTDRIRLLSALTILPVYPAVLAAKQAATLDRISGGRLDLGIGVGGEYPPEFEAAGVPVAGRGRRTDESLRVVQELFAGGPVELEGETVRLRGLSLDPPPLQAGGPPLWIGGRKEAALRRTARFGDVWFPYAVTPEQLQAGMGRLGELLDEQGRPQGAARGAFFGWGHVARSGALARETAVRVVSSIYQQDFAPLADRLLVIGSPAQVVDRLGAYAAAGAEEFLFAPAADDVASLRETVQLFATEVLPQVRSLGPRGAST; this is encoded by the coding sequence ATGTTCCCGATCTCGGCGGATCCGGCGGAGGTCGTCACCTTCGCCAGGGAGGCGGAGACCCTTGGTTTCGACTTCCTGGGGTGTGGTGAGCACCTGTTCTTCCACGGCCCGGTCACCAACGCGTTCGTCTCGCTCGCCGCGGCAGCAGCGGTCACGGACCGCATCCGGCTGCTGAGCGCGCTCACGATCCTGCCGGTCTACCCGGCGGTCCTGGCGGCGAAGCAGGCAGCCACCCTGGACCGGATCTCCGGCGGCCGGTTGGACCTCGGGATCGGCGTCGGCGGCGAGTACCCACCGGAGTTCGAGGCGGCAGGGGTGCCGGTCGCCGGTCGCGGCAGGCGCACCGACGAGTCACTGAGGGTGGTGCAGGAGCTGTTCGCAGGCGGTCCGGTCGAGCTCGAGGGCGAGACCGTACGGCTGCGGGGGCTGAGCCTCGACCCACCACCGCTGCAGGCCGGCGGACCGCCCTTGTGGATCGGCGGGCGGAAGGAGGCCGCGCTGCGCCGTACGGCACGGTTCGGCGACGTGTGGTTCCCCTACGCCGTCACCCCCGAGCAGCTGCAGGCCGGCATGGGCCGCCTCGGCGAGCTCCTCGACGAACAAGGCCGTCCGCAGGGTGCCGCACGCGGTGCCTTCTTCGGGTGGGGCCACGTGGCGCGGTCCGGCGCGCTGGCCAGGGAGACGGCCGTCCGCGTGGTCAGCTCGATCTACCAGCAGGACTTCGCGCCCCTGGCCGACCGGTTGCTGGTCATCGGCTCCCCCGCCCAGGTGGTCGATCGACTCGGTGCCTACGCAGCGGCCGGAGCGGAGGAGTTCCTGTTCGCGCCGGCCGCCGACGACGTCGCCTCGTTGCGCGAGACGGTGCAGCTGTTCGCCACCGAGGTGCTGCCACAGGTACGCAGCCTGGGCCCCCGCGGGGCGAGCACCTGA
- a CDS encoding TetR/AcrR family transcriptional regulator — MGRPSRAHEVRRLILDGAADIFSRRGYRATSMNEIAAAVGLSKPTLYHYFHNKEEILVRLYEEVMSDAVDDAVEISESVEDPREVLHRLLVYRVRTTCERQSIHKVFFEEEEELPRDLVETVIEQRRRYEDVYRTQVRRFLDDHPDPPDIDVTVFVNSCLGAANWVYKWYRPDGPRTPEQLGREIAFYALHPLG; from the coding sequence ATGGGACGTCCCAGCCGGGCCCACGAGGTCAGGCGGCTGATCCTCGACGGCGCAGCCGACATCTTCAGCCGACGCGGTTATCGCGCGACGTCCATGAACGAGATCGCCGCCGCCGTCGGCCTCAGCAAGCCGACCCTCTACCACTACTTCCACAACAAGGAAGAGATCCTCGTGCGCCTCTACGAGGAGGTGATGAGCGACGCCGTGGACGACGCCGTCGAGATCTCCGAGTCGGTCGAGGATCCACGGGAGGTGCTGCACCGGCTCCTGGTCTACCGCGTCCGCACGACGTGCGAGCGGCAGTCGATCCACAAGGTGTTCTTCGAGGAGGAGGAAGAGCTCCCGCGCGACCTCGTCGAGACGGTCATCGAGCAGCGCCGGCGCTACGAGGACGTCTACCGCACCCAGGTACGTCGTTTCCTCGACGACCACCCCGACCCGCCCGACATCGATGTCACCGTGTTCGTGAACTCCTGCCTGGGCGCGGCCAACTGGGTCTACAAGTGGTACCGCCCGGACGGGCCGCGGACCCCGGAGCAGCTGGGTCGCGAGATCGCGTTCTACGCGCTCCACCCCCTCGGGTAG
- a CDS encoding CPBP family intramembrane glutamic endopeptidase: MATDTALPRRSDGLRRFVQKGGLVRLLVVVGVYLVLYLGAGRLLGRLGSGYADDDLLSSVGAVFFQLTVALVVGAVVLTVFITFMGWNAEIFGRQPVYRSGWMWIAPVLVAVPIVMRVLDIDWGGPLLSVVLLMLASGLLVGYVEELLFRGIAVKMLRDAGHRELAVAALSSLVFGLSHGINALTGQDAKTVGSTMVYTVAFGALMYLTMRATGFIVVAMVLHGLTDPTTFLASGGIDTVVGTGGTTALGDAVGLVTVVMIVLGLVLLLCVRGVAGQPRGPKARGRA; this comes from the coding sequence ATGGCTACCGACACCGCGCTGCCCCGCCGCTCGGACGGGCTGCGCCGCTTCGTGCAGAAGGGCGGACTGGTCCGACTGCTGGTCGTGGTCGGCGTCTACCTCGTGCTGTACCTCGGCGCCGGCCGGCTGCTCGGCCGGCTCGGTTCCGGGTACGCCGACGACGACCTGCTGAGCAGCGTCGGAGCGGTGTTCTTCCAGCTGACCGTCGCCCTCGTGGTGGGCGCCGTCGTCCTCACCGTGTTCATCACCTTCATGGGATGGAACGCCGAGATCTTCGGGCGCCAGCCGGTCTACCGCTCGGGGTGGATGTGGATCGCACCGGTCCTGGTGGCGGTCCCGATCGTGATGCGCGTCCTCGACATCGACTGGGGCGGTCCGTTGCTCTCCGTCGTGCTCCTCATGCTGGCCAGCGGCCTGCTGGTGGGGTACGTCGAGGAGCTGCTGTTCCGCGGCATCGCCGTGAAGATGCTGCGTGACGCGGGCCACCGGGAGCTCGCCGTGGCAGCCCTGTCCTCGCTGGTGTTCGGTCTGTCGCACGGCATCAACGCGCTGACGGGCCAGGACGCCAAGACCGTGGGCAGCACGATGGTCTACACCGTCGCGTTCGGCGCGCTGATGTACCTGACCATGCGCGCCACGGGGTTCATCGTCGTGGCGATGGTGCTGCACGGTCTCACCGACCCGACCACCTTCCTGGCCTCCGGCGGGATCGACACCGTGGTGGGGACCGGTGGCACGACTGCACTGGGAGACGCGGTCGGCCTCGTCACCGTCGTGATGATCGTGCTCGGGCTGGTGCTGCTGCTCTGCGTCAGGGGAGTGGCCGGGCAGCCCCGGGGCCCGAAGGCACGCGGTCGGGCCTGA
- a CDS encoding CPBP family intramembrane glutamic endopeptidase, translated as MRVEPRPLFTVGLAVGYMAIVAATWAVVGVDYDTVGDSTSNVVRGIVLPVALASAFTAAVTSRLGWWGPAIHEDRRAPRWLWVVPVLMFLPGLGSLLGGVGPADRAASYLLWLGVGTLLVGFGEEMLTRGTGLVGLRGGFGEPLAWFFSCLLFGLVHALNLFFGQSPGSTAQQIAVAFVAGSVLYVTRRVSGTLVVCMLLHAWIDFTTFAFSEAAADARSVFVVLSLTQWLAFALALVGVLVVLRRGGGRLEDTSDGHPAVRA; from the coding sequence ATGCGCGTCGAACCCCGCCCTCTCTTCACCGTCGGTCTCGCGGTCGGCTACATGGCGATCGTGGCAGCCACCTGGGCGGTCGTCGGCGTCGACTACGACACGGTGGGGGACTCGACGTCGAACGTCGTGCGGGGCATCGTCCTGCCCGTGGCGCTCGCCTCGGCGTTCACGGCCGCGGTGACCAGTCGTCTCGGGTGGTGGGGGCCGGCGATCCACGAGGACCGGCGAGCACCCCGGTGGCTGTGGGTGGTCCCGGTGCTGATGTTCCTGCCCGGCCTGGGCTCGCTGCTCGGCGGCGTGGGGCCGGCCGACCGGGCCGCCTCCTACCTGCTCTGGCTGGGCGTCGGCACCCTGCTGGTGGGCTTCGGCGAGGAGATGCTGACCCGCGGCACGGGTCTCGTCGGGCTCCGGGGCGGGTTCGGAGAACCGCTGGCCTGGTTCTTCAGCTGCCTGCTGTTCGGGCTGGTCCATGCCCTCAACCTGTTCTTCGGGCAGTCACCCGGCTCGACGGCCCAGCAGATCGCCGTCGCGTTCGTGGCCGGCTCCGTCCTCTACGTCACCCGCCGGGTGTCCGGGACCCTGGTCGTCTGCATGCTGCTCCACGCCTGGATCGACTTCACGACGTTCGCGTTCTCCGAGGCCGCCGCCGATGCCAGGTCCGTCTTCGTCGTCCTGAGCCTCACCCAGTGGCTCGCCTTCGCCCTGGCCCTCGTCGGGGTGCTCGTCGTCCTGCGTCGAGGCGGCGGCCGGCTCGAGGACACCTCGGACGGTCATCCTGCTGTCCGAGCCTGA
- a CDS encoding CPBP family intramembrane glutamic endopeptidase, with protein sequence MTITPHRRTGTPRGSRVRPTVAVGVTVAVVYTVVLSTIQQQSGIAYDEFFDSAYNAWRGPVLSLAIGSVLLVAFVAWARWDILWRDPERLPVPRLAFVLLGAFTVLVVVRASGIAYADIDTSLLVAVLCLGVLVGLSEELLFRGIFLRCMRNGHLSEGAAALWTATAFGLFHLPNVFLGTGPVGVVQVLLAGLSGIALYYFRVAGGAIVLAMVMHGLFDVTTFLSTDYGASWSTQVALPLQVVTWVLAGLVGLQLFRRARGYGVTSTGVVRMPTVGHPA encoded by the coding sequence ATGACCATCACCCCCCACCGCAGGACCGGGACCCCACGAGGCTCCCGCGTGCGGCCCACCGTCGCGGTCGGAGTCACGGTCGCCGTCGTCTACACCGTCGTCCTGTCGACGATCCAGCAGCAGTCGGGCATCGCCTACGACGAGTTCTTCGACAGCGCGTACAACGCCTGGCGCGGCCCCGTGCTCTCCCTGGCGATCGGGTCGGTGCTGCTGGTGGCGTTCGTCGCCTGGGCGCGGTGGGACATCCTGTGGCGTGATCCGGAGCGGCTGCCCGTACCCCGCCTGGCCTTCGTCCTGCTCGGGGCCTTCACCGTCCTCGTCGTCGTCCGGGCGTCGGGCATCGCCTACGCCGACATCGACACGAGCCTGCTCGTCGCCGTGCTCTGCCTGGGGGTCCTGGTCGGGCTCTCCGAGGAGCTGCTGTTCCGTGGCATCTTCCTGCGCTGCATGCGCAACGGTCACCTGTCGGAGGGGGCCGCAGCGTTGTGGACCGCGACGGCGTTCGGTCTGTTCCACCTGCCGAACGTGTTCCTGGGGACCGGTCCCGTGGGGGTCGTCCAGGTCCTCCTCGCGGGCCTGTCCGGCATCGCCCTGTACTACTTCCGGGTCGCCGGCGGCGCCATCGTGCTGGCCATGGTGATGCACGGGTTGTTCGACGTCACGACCTTCCTCAGCACCGACTACGGGGCTTCCTGGTCCACCCAGGTGGCCCTCCCGCTGCAGGTCGTGACCTGGGTGCTGGCCGGCCTGGTCGGGCTCCAGCTCTTCCGGAGAGCCCGCGGCTACGGGGTCACGTCGACCGGTGTCGTCCGGATGCCCACCGTGGGCCACCCAGCCTGA
- the aztA gene encoding zinc ABC transporter ATP-binding protein AztA encodes MTTSPAHVEPRHGPPGPDGAYAARLVDVRVHLGGHDVLRQVDLTLDRACLTALTGPNGAGKSTLIEVLAGVRPPTAGRTEVRARSVAFVPQRAAVPDRLPVTVHDVVTMGAWGETGPWRRIGREGRSRVEEAMEVLDLGPLSRRSFATLSGGERQRALLAQGLARGADLLLVDEPTTGLDTRNAAHICEAVAREVARGVCVVCVSHDPDVIARADRVVRLEEGRVVADHGGPHLECGPRSDLR; translated from the coding sequence GTGACCACTTCACCCGCCCACGTAGAGCCCCGCCACGGGCCCCCCGGACCCGACGGGGCGTACGCGGCCCGGCTCGTGGACGTCCGCGTCCACCTCGGTGGCCACGACGTGCTGCGCCAGGTCGACCTGACGCTCGACCGCGCCTGTCTCACTGCGCTGACCGGGCCGAACGGCGCCGGGAAGTCGACCCTGATCGAGGTCCTCGCCGGCGTCCGCCCGCCGACGGCCGGACGGACGGAGGTCCGGGCACGTTCAGTGGCCTTCGTCCCGCAGCGGGCTGCGGTGCCCGACCGCTTGCCGGTGACCGTGCACGACGTCGTGACCATGGGCGCCTGGGGCGAGACCGGGCCGTGGCGCCGGATCGGTCGGGAGGGTCGGTCCCGCGTCGAGGAGGCGATGGAGGTGCTCGACCTCGGCCCCCTCTCGCGCCGGTCCTTCGCGACCCTGTCGGGCGGTGAGCGGCAACGCGCGCTGCTCGCCCAGGGTCTGGCGCGCGGCGCCGACCTGCTGCTCGTCGACGAACCCACCACGGGGCTCGACACCCGCAACGCGGCACACATCTGCGAGGCCGTCGCCCGTGAGGTGGCCCGCGGCGTGTGCGTGGTCTGCGTCAGCCACGACCCCGACGTGATCGCCCGCGCCGACCGGGTCGTCCGCCTCGAGGAGGGCCGGGTCGTCGCCGACCACGGAGGACCTCACCTCGAGTGTGGGCCGCGGTCAGACCTGCGGTGA
- the aztB gene encoding zinc ABC transporter permease AztB, producing MTWLTEPFALEFVQRAAVGGALVAVLCGVVGTWVVVRGMAFLGEALAHGMLPGVAFATIAGLPVLLGAAASAAVMSIALGVLQRRGRLSYDTSIGLLFVGMLAFGVIVISHSGSFATDATAILFGDILAISGQDLVFLAAATAAGLTLAVLAHRPLVALALDARVAAVLGLRPALAQALLVGLVTLAVVVSYQAVGSLLVVGLLVAPAVAASQWTRRIPTTMALAAVLGVVAVLGGLLVSWFGATAAGSSIAMTAIGLVALSWALRAATRALHAAVRTPAPSPAPSDSEDPCPTAPSPWPPSS from the coding sequence GTGACCTGGTTGACCGAGCCCTTCGCCCTCGAGTTCGTCCAGCGCGCCGCCGTGGGTGGCGCGCTGGTGGCCGTGCTGTGCGGCGTCGTCGGCACCTGGGTCGTCGTGCGCGGGATGGCCTTCCTCGGGGAGGCCCTGGCGCACGGGATGCTCCCCGGCGTCGCGTTCGCCACCATCGCGGGCCTGCCGGTGCTGCTCGGTGCCGCGGCGAGTGCGGCGGTGATGAGCATCGCGCTGGGCGTGCTGCAGCGGCGTGGGCGGCTGTCGTACGACACCAGCATCGGCCTGCTGTTCGTGGGCATGCTCGCGTTCGGGGTCATCGTCATCTCGCACTCCGGCAGCTTCGCCACCGACGCGACCGCGATCCTCTTCGGCGACATCCTGGCCATCTCCGGCCAGGACCTGGTGTTTCTGGCGGCCGCCACGGCGGCCGGCCTGACCCTGGCCGTGCTCGCCCACCGCCCGCTGGTGGCGCTGGCCCTCGACGCCCGCGTGGCCGCCGTGCTCGGGCTACGGCCGGCGCTGGCCCAGGCCCTGCTGGTCGGTCTGGTGACCCTCGCTGTCGTGGTGTCCTACCAGGCCGTCGGCTCGCTGCTGGTCGTCGGTCTGCTGGTCGCCCCTGCCGTCGCGGCCTCGCAGTGGACCCGCCGGATCCCGACCACCATGGCGCTGGCCGCCGTGCTCGGCGTGGTGGCCGTGCTGGGCGGGTTGCTCGTGTCGTGGTTCGGCGCCACCGCCGCCGGCTCCTCGATCGCGATGACCGCGATCGGGCTCGTCGCTCTGTCCTGGGCGCTGCGCGCCGCCACCCGCGCCCTGCACGCCGCCGTCCGCACCCCCGCCCCTTCTCCCGCCCCATCTGACTCGGAGGACCCGTGTCCCACCGCTCCCTCGCCCTGGCCGCCCTCGTCCTGA
- a CDS encoding ABC transporter, which translates to MSHRSLALAALVLIAPLVVACGADVDNPAADKGDPASSTAEGHGEIADAVELDEPPVGLTTVDASGVVRHLDLLDESVTELAAVGPLGDVAGVHTDGRYVFVGSGDGVEVVDSGVWTWDHLDHFHYYRTEPRDLGLVEGGGPATVATTASSTSGATGVFFDSSGEAVLLDTAALADGTLVELFRVEAQPHAGMLVPVGEHALVTQPGRTGEAERVVALDGDGDPLPGQTWTCRDAAGTITTRVGTVVGCTDGALLATSVDGMLRVERIGYPRGTTAPPATDFAGRDGRPTVAALAGRDQVWLLDTRQESWRLLDSPVPLTQVTAVDDDDQHVLGLTTDGRVAVLDGETGELLATTAPLAAESLRTGTGEQTLVVDQQRAYLSLPAERRLVEIDFADDARVARTLDTTTEPLLTAGTGR; encoded by the coding sequence GTGTCCCACCGCTCCCTCGCCCTGGCCGCCCTCGTCCTGATCGCCCCGCTCGTCGTCGCGTGCGGCGCCGACGTCGACAACCCCGCCGCCGACAAGGGCGACCCGGCGTCCTCGACCGCGGAGGGCCACGGCGAGATCGCCGACGCGGTCGAGCTCGATGAGCCGCCCGTCGGTCTGACCACGGTCGACGCCTCCGGTGTCGTGCGCCACCTGGACCTGCTCGACGAGAGCGTCACCGAGCTGGCCGCCGTCGGTCCGCTCGGCGACGTCGCAGGCGTGCACACCGACGGTCGCTACGTCTTCGTCGGGTCCGGCGACGGCGTCGAGGTGGTGGACAGCGGCGTGTGGACCTGGGACCACCTCGACCATTTCCACTACTACCGCACCGAGCCTCGCGACCTGGGCCTCGTCGAGGGCGGCGGACCTGCGACCGTCGCGACCACGGCCTCCTCGACCAGCGGTGCCACCGGCGTGTTCTTCGACAGCTCCGGCGAGGCCGTCCTGCTCGACACTGCGGCCCTGGCCGACGGCACGCTCGTCGAGCTCTTTCGCGTCGAGGCCCAGCCCCACGCCGGGATGCTCGTCCCCGTCGGAGAGCACGCCCTGGTCACCCAGCCGGGGCGTACGGGCGAGGCGGAGCGCGTCGTCGCGCTCGACGGCGACGGTGACCCGCTGCCGGGGCAGACCTGGACCTGCCGGGACGCCGCCGGCACCATCACGACGCGCGTGGGGACGGTCGTCGGCTGCACCGACGGGGCCCTGCTGGCGACCAGCGTCGACGGGATGCTGCGCGTGGAGCGGATCGGCTACCCCCGCGGCACGACCGCGCCCCCGGCCACCGACTTCGCCGGGCGCGACGGCCGCCCCACCGTGGCCGCGCTCGCCGGGCGGGACCAGGTCTGGCTGCTGGACACCCGCCAGGAGTCCTGGCGCCTGCTCGACTCGCCCGTCCCCCTCACCCAGGTCACGGCGGTCGACGACGACGACCAGCACGTCCTCGGCCTGACGACCGACGGCCGCGTGGCCGTCCTGGACGGGGAGACCGGGGAGCTGCTGGCCACCACCGCCCCGCTGGCCGCCGAGTCCCTGCGGACCGGTACCGGTGAGCAGACCCTGGTCGTCGACCAGCAGCGGGCCTACCTGAGCCTTCCGGCGGAGAGGCGCCTGGTCGAGATCGACTTCGCCGACGACGCCCGGGTCGCGCGCACCCTCGACACCACGACCGAGCCCCTCCTCACCGCCGGGACCGGCCGGTGA
- the aztC gene encoding zinc ABC transporter substrate-binding protein AztC translates to MSRAGVLLAGLLLTTGLSACGAPADDRPLVVVSTNILGDVVEEVAGDEVQVLTLMRPNADPHSFEISAQEAARVRSADLVVSNGLGLEEGLQQHLDAAAADGVPGFVAGDAVAVLDYAEGDAAGTPDPHFWTDPGRMVDVVEGLEDALVEVDGIDPGPVRAQAEAYLAEVRALDAEMSEAFAGIPDEQRALVTNHHVFGYLAERYDFDVVGAVVPGGTTLAAPSASDLADLVEAVEETGVGAIFAESSSPDDLVRALADEAGVEVDVVGLYTESLTEPGGGAEDYLTMMRVNTARIAEGLG, encoded by the coding sequence GTGAGCCGGGCAGGCGTCCTGCTGGCCGGGCTGCTCCTCACGACCGGTCTCAGCGCCTGCGGCGCCCCCGCCGACGACCGGCCCCTCGTGGTGGTCTCGACCAACATCTTGGGCGACGTCGTCGAGGAGGTGGCCGGTGACGAGGTGCAGGTGCTGACCCTGATGCGGCCCAACGCCGACCCACACTCCTTCGAGATCTCCGCCCAGGAGGCGGCTCGGGTGAGGTCCGCGGACCTGGTCGTCTCCAACGGGCTCGGGCTCGAGGAGGGCCTGCAGCAGCACCTCGACGCTGCCGCGGCCGACGGCGTGCCGGGGTTCGTGGCCGGCGACGCAGTCGCGGTGCTCGACTACGCCGAGGGCGACGCGGCCGGCACGCCCGACCCGCACTTCTGGACCGACCCGGGCCGGATGGTCGACGTGGTCGAGGGCCTCGAGGACGCGCTGGTCGAGGTCGACGGCATCGACCCGGGCCCCGTGCGCGCGCAGGCCGAGGCGTACCTCGCGGAGGTGCGCGCACTCGACGCCGAGATGAGCGAGGCGTTCGCCGGCATCCCGGACGAGCAGCGGGCGCTGGTCACCAACCACCACGTCTTCGGCTACCTCGCCGAGCGCTACGACTTCGACGTCGTCGGGGCGGTGGTCCCCGGCGGCACCACCCTGGCCGCTCCCAGTGCCTCCGACCTCGCCGACCTGGTCGAGGCCGTCGAGGAGACGGGCGTCGGCGCGATCTTCGCCGAGTCCTCCTCGCCCGACGACCTCGTGCGCGCGCTGGCCGACGAGGCCGGCGTCGAGGTCGACGTCGTCGGGCTCTACACGGAGTCGCTGACCGAGCCCGGCGGCGGCGCGGAGGACTACCTGACCATGATGCGCGTCAACACCGCGCGCATCGCCGAGGGACTCGGGTGA